From Mytilus edulis chromosome 8, xbMytEdul2.2, whole genome shotgun sequence, one genomic window encodes:
- the LOC139486053 gene encoding uncharacterized protein encodes MKSPNTIFFKVYLLTVTIYSISSFQLICPETSQWRFSAQNRCSKNHDNSHYYCLYDANNRKFIEQCRKKTDFQRPGYKFLFRGSLDAIECDIEYYQPFKFWSNVSSECVLRKSVCTEEGQITIDRGNSTYDRICRCDYTQGYTFIKTPVNKCFCIPSVEDCSCHKGLCHIDHILTPDYGCVKQEEWTGHYVCSTIKKTMFKGEECSTRPTPVPTFDTPGPDIFNIVRTEEPMPVNVWFTVIVVAGSIAVLIGFKCLPKCFKFQSEIIKKDEINTRLKEQEEGVKDYVDEQMKHNLEEYVQDYMKSKENEVNEKIPPKIQEKYSQHIEEWNNDNDKFIITEATDYIDERLRKDNCVLVIGRQGGGKSSIIRHIALKLYMEEAYDIIPIVLGPHNILDYHNGNRKQIFAIDDFCGKLVINAQNVDVWSIQIDDVLKLIKTDEDNQTERQGLVKFLFATNEDIFNDNIFGNRLQQLSPFCCKLSEKPLKDSEKLQMIKKYIPTEEEHIKETMISDEVYFPLLCKISEGKTADQIVKLFANLNDFIEQDLLALKNTSVIHFCIITLCALFENCFDEKMLNENFKFATNKEEKAFKEICAEFNLGLHKDSNKMRLKEQLQSVGDTYVSKTEDYYSLIHSKVYQVAEIVCAQSFINCFIKFAPISFIAARYRFKSTTVEKNDNVVWINEADTEKRYFNRLFMDLEEGITYSTFHNVQLCNISYREKFCTYCKKRKDKLTELLLQIKESNKSLPLTDQSFPDDRPDYEDYLDFKEQYHFMDHKMRKPLIESAWEGCSDIIKMLLEMECDVDETDKFGRTALFVASYRNKTNVAKTLIESGAQHDLFNEKGQSPLFIASRHGNYDIIKTLLKKKASTELCDSSGQTSLMVASTCGNKDVVETLLKAGADISKCDNVGRSSLFLAILNERKDVVNVLIRNKANVHQCNKTGLSPLSVACGKENSDLLDILIKAGGDISKEDNDGRSPLFIACEGGFDNIVDILINKGAKVMQCDWENKSPLLIACEKGHLKIVQSLIKSNSSIINLCDEDGRSPLFVACQKKRTEIARILLENGANLNSFDNKSRSPFYAACRSGDLAIVNLLHTKGAKPNNCNTWGSSPLFVASREGHFDIVKYLINLKCDVAKSDSNGKTPLIVGCEEGNVGIARILIESGADVNRCDNEQRSSLHVACFCGHTDIVKLLLINSADQTLRDIDEHTPLEIANKKEFADIIELLTSNELSLIT; translated from the exons ATGAAGAGTCCAAACACCATTTTCTTCAAa GTGTACCTGCTGACGGTAACTATTTATTCAATATCTTCCTTTCAACTGATTTGCCCAGAAACGTCGCAATGGAGGTTTTCGGCACAGAATCGGTGCTCCAAAAATCATGACAACTCACATTACTACTGTTTGTATGATGCAAACAACCGGAAATTTATAGAACAATGCAGAAAGAAGACTGATTTTCAAAGACCAG GGTACAAATTCCTGTTTAGAGGATCGCTTGATGCGATTGAATGTGATATTGAATATTATCAGCCATTTAAATTTTGGTCAAATGTTAGCAGTGAATGTGTTTTGCGAAAGTCAGTATGTACAGAGGAAGGGCAGATAACCATCGACAGAGGCAATTCAACGTATGATAGGATATGCCGCTGCGATTATACCCAGGGCTACACATTTATCAAAACTCCAGTGAATAAATGTTTTTGTATACCTTCCGTAGAAGATTGTTCGTGTCATAAAGGGCTGTGTCATATCGACCATATTTTGACTCCAG ATTATGGATGTGTCAAACAAGAGGAATGGACTGGCCATTATGTCTGCTCTACAATTAAGAAAACAAT GTTCAAAGGAGAAGAGTGTTCTACTAGACCAACACCCGTTCCAACTTTCGACACACCAG GACCGGATATATTCAATATAGTCCGAACTGAAGAACCAATGCCTGTTAATGTGTGGTTTACAGTTATTGTCGTAGCAG GAAGTATAGCGGTATTGATCGGTTTTAAGTGTTTGCCGAAATGCTTCA AATTTCAATCAGAAATCATTAAAAAAGATGAGATTAATACAAGACTTAAAGAACAGGAAGAAGGTGTTAAAGATTACGTGGATGAACAAATGAAACACAATTTAGAAGAATATGTTCAAG ATTACATGAAAAGTAAAGAAAACGAGGTCAATGAAAAGATTCCGCCCAAAATTCAAG agAAATATAGTCAACATATAGAAGAATGGAACAATGACAACGACAAGTTCATTATAACTGAGGCAACTGATTATATAGATGAACGTCTCAGAAAAGACAATTGCGTGCTTGTAATCGGTCGCCAAGGAGGTGGAAAGTCCTCCATAATTCGACatattgctctgaaattatacatGGAAGAAGCTTACGATATCATTCCAATTGTATTAGGTCCACACAACATACTCGATTATCACAATGGAAACCGAAAACAGATCTTTGCTATTGATGATTTCTGTGGCAAATTAGTTATCAATGCTCAGAACGTTGACGTATGGTCTATTCAAATCGACGATGTTTTAAAATTGATCAAAACAGATGAAGACAACCAAACTGAAAGACAAGGACTTGTCAAATTTCTTTTTGCAACAAATGAAGACATTTTTAACGACAATATATTCGGAAATCGCCTACAGCAATTGTCACCGTTTTGTTGCAAACTCTCAGAGAAACCTTTAAAAGACAGCGAAAAATTACAAATGATTAAGAAATATATACCAACCGAGGAAGAACATATAAAAGAGACAATGATATCGGATGAAGTATATTTTCCTCTGCTCTGCAAAATATCAGAAGGCAAAACTGCCGATCAGATAGTGAAACTGTTCGCCAATTTAAACGATTTCATTGAACAAGATTTATTAGCACTTAAAAATACCAGTGTTATACATTTCTGTATTATCACACTATGCGCCTTATTCGAAAACTGTTTTGACGAAAAAATGTTAAAcgaaaattttaaatttgcaaCTAATAAAGAGGAAAAGGCTTTCAAAGAAATTTGTGCTGAGTTCAATTTAGGTCTTCATAAAGATTCAAATAAAATGCGTTTAAAAGAGCAATTACAATCGGTTGGAGATACTTATGTCTCAAAAACTGAGGATTATTATAGTCTTATACATAGCAAGGTATATCAAGTCGCAGAGATTGTATGTGCACAATCATTCATAAATTGCTTTATCAAATTCGCGCCTATTTCATTTATTGCTGCACGGTACCGTTTTAAATCGACAACTGTAGAGAAAAACGACAATGTAGTGTGGATAAATGAAGCCGACACcgaaaaaagatatttcaatagATTGTTTATGGATTTAGAAGAGGGGATAACTTACAGCACATTTCACAATGTTCAGCTCTGTAATATAAGTTACAGGGAAAAGTTCTGTACCTACTGCAAAAAGAGAAAAGATAAGCTTACAGAACTTCTTCTCCAAATAAAAGAAAGTAACAAATCCCTACCCTTGACAGACCAAAGTTTCCCCGATGACCGCCCTGATTATGAAGACTATTTAGATTTTAAAGAACAGTATCACTTTATGGATCACAAAATGCGAAAACCACTTATCGAGTCAGCATGGGAAGGATGTAGtgacattatcaaaatgctgTTAGAGATGGAATGTGACGTCGATGAAACTGACAAATTTGGGAGAACTGCTTTGTTTGTTGCTAGCTATCGCAACAAAACAAACGTTGCTAAAACATTAATAGAAAGCGGCGCGCAGCATGACTTATTTAATGAAAAAGGACAATCTCCGTTATTCATAGCCTCTAGACACGGTAACTACGATATCATAAAgacacttttaaaaaagaaagctAGTACTGAACTTTGTGATTCTAGTGGACAGACATCGCTGATGGTAGCATCTACATGTGGCAATAAGGACGTTGTAGAAACATTATTGAAAGCGGGGGCAGATATCTCAAAATGTGACAATGTTGGTAGGTCCTCTCTCTTTTTAGCAATTTTAAATGAGCGAAAGGATGTGGTAAATGTATTGATAAGAAACAAAGCAAACGTCCACCAATGCAATAAAACAGGATTATCGCCACTTTCGGTGGCTTGCGGGAAAGAAAATTCAGATTTGTTAGATATTCTGATTAAAGCAGGAGGAGACATATCAAAAGAAGACAACGATGGAAGATCTCCATTATTTATTGCGTGTGAAGGAGGATTTGACAATATAGTTGATATCTTAATCAATAAAGGTGCAAAAGTAATGCAATGTGACTGGGAAAACAAATCACCTTTATTAATAGCCTGTGAAAAAGGTCATTTGAAAATTGTTCAGTCTTTGATAAAAAGTAACTCTAGTATTATTAACCTTTGTGATGAAGATGGTAGATCGCCATTGTTTGTTGCATGTCAGAAGAAAAGAACTGAAATTGCGAGAATCTTACTAGAAAACGGGGCAAATCTAAATAGTTTCGACAATAAAAGTCGTTCCCCATTTTATGCTGCTTGCCGATCTGGAGACCTTGCAATTGTCAATCTTTTGCACACCAAAGGGGCAAAACCTAATAACTGTAACACATGGGGCAGTTCACCTTTATTCGTTGCTAGCAGAGAAGGTCATTTTGATATCGTCAAATATTTGATTAATCTAAAATGCGATGTTGCAAAATCTGATTCAAATGGGAAGACACCGTTGATAGTCGGATGTGAAGAAGGGAACGTCGGAATAGCGAGGATCTTGATAGAATCTGGAGCCGATGTTAACCGCTGTGATAACGAACAAAGATCTTCTTTACACGTAGCATGCTTTTGTGGACACACCGATATTGTAAAATTGCTACTAATAAATTCAGCGGATCAAACTCTTCGTGACATCGATGAACACACTCCTTTGGAAATAGCAAACAAAAAAGAATTCGCTGACATCATTGAACTTTTAACTTCAAATGAACTATCGCTAATCACTTAA